In Gambusia affinis linkage group LG08, SWU_Gaff_1.0, whole genome shotgun sequence, a single window of DNA contains:
- the mrps35 gene encoding 28S ribosomal protein S35, mitochondrial, whose translation MASFGRKVFLSLGRTNVSGVGIRKTGNRATYATALTVNSSSTNKNLPERGGRGFIGRRPKRDPGEPRTEKMALDQDWTSVYPAATPFRSNAVPLPVRMGYPVKRGIPPEKKGNLELIKIPNFLHLTPAAIKKHCEALKPFCTEWPSALDTDAKCDQLFPVKIESTDYVSAGPSVRNPSARIVHVKVKLSSLNLDDHARKKMLKLVGDRYCKDSDILTIRTESCPLRQQNYEYAMYLLTVLYHESWKIEPWEAEKTRADMEEYSWEDSTSQKNILDTLLRINAAGEGDEAEVRKQLLGREEVREYKDSVERLKNEEANESNMLRYKEAVRKVLKV comes from the exons ATGGCGTCCTTCGGTAGGAAGGTTTTTCTGTCCCTAGGTCGAACTAATGTCTCTGGTGTGGGTATAAGGAAGACAGGAAACAGAGCCACATATGCTACGGCGTTGACAGTAAACTCTTCTTCTACAAATAAAA ATCTTCCAGAGAGAGGCGGTAGAGGATTCATTGGCAGAAGACCAAAGAGAGAT CCTGGGGAGCCTAGGACTGAAAAGATGGCGCTGGATCAGGACTGGACCTCGGTTTATCCTGCGGCGACCCCCTTCAGGTCCAACGCCGTCCCTCTTCCTGTGCGGATGGGCTACCCTGTGAAGAGAGGCATTCCACCAGAGAAGAAGGGCAACTTGGAATTAataaag ATACCAAACTTTTTGCATTTGACACCAGCAGCTATCAAGAAACATTGTGAAGCTCTGAAAC CTTTCTGCACAGAGTGGCCCTCAGCCTTGGACACCGACGCCAAATGCGACCAGCTCTTCCCAGTGAAAATCGAGAGCACAGACTACGTGTCTGCTGGGCCCTCCGTCAGGAATCCCTCAGCTCGGATCGTTCACGTGAAA GTAAAGTTGTCCAGTTTGAACCTGGATGACCACGCCCGCAAGAAGATGCTCAAACTTGTTGGGGACAGATACTGCAAAGACTCGGACATCCTCACCATCAGAACAGAAAG CTGCCCTCTGAGGCAGCAGAACTATGAATACGCCATGTACCTGCTGACCGTCCTGTACCACGAGTCCTGG aaaATCGAGCCGTGGGAGGCAGAGAAAACCCGCGCCGACATGGAGGAGTACAGTTGGGAGGACAGCACGTCCCAGAAGAACATCCTGGACACGTTGCTGCGCATCAACGCGGCCGGAGAAGGAGACGAAGCTGAAGTGAGAAAGCAGCTGCTGGGAAGAGAGGAGGTGCGGGAATATAAGGACTCGGTCGAGAGGCTAAAGAATGAAGAGGCAAATGAGAGCAACATGCTGCGGTACAAGGAGGCAGTCAGGAAGGTACTCAAGGTGTGA